The segment GGCGCGCCTCGCGTCGGGCCATGACTCCCATGGGGGCGTCCCTTCGCCCCGGAGCGTCCAGCCAGGCGGCCTTGGGCGTGCCGGCTCCGGAGGACTGGGAGATGTGGCGAGGCTGGGCCACGGGGATGAGCAGCCCTCCATCCGGCGGCGCCCGGCCCACGAGCCCCCGAAGCTTCTGGGGCGACACCACCTGCTGTCCCCCGGCCAGCGGATCCGAGATGCGGTAGTTGCCGTCGGGCGTCATGCCTCGCACGAGGATGTAGTGCGCGCTGCGCTTCCCCGTCTGCGCGTCGACCGACTCCACCTGGGCGATGAGCTTGTGGCCCTGTCGCAGGTGCTGCTGCAGCGCGGCGTCCGAGTAGGAGCTGCCGAGCGCCGGGCCGCCCAGGGGGAGGCTGGCGCGCTCGAGCATCTTCCCCAGGTCCTGGGGCGATGCCCCGCTCTTCGACACGAGGCCGTGGGCGAGCTCCTGGATGAGGCGGGCATCCGTCAGGCCGCTGAACCGGTTCGCTCCACGGGCCAGCATCGCCACCACGGCGGGGCCACAGAAGGAGGCCCCGTTGACGTAGCCCTCGTTGGCTCCATCCGGTTGGAGTTGCTGGATGTGGGGGAGGTTCAGCCAGTCGCGGTCCTTCGCGCCTGTCTTGCTCGCGGCCGTGGCCTGGGTCGCGGAAACGCTGACACGCGAAAGGTGAAGGCCCACGGGTCTGCTCCTCTCGAATCACTCCACCTGGGGATTCTC is part of the Pyxidicoccus xibeiensis genome and harbors:
- a CDS encoding papain-like cysteine protease family protein, with amino-acid sequence MGLHLSRVSVSATQATAASKTGAKDRDWLNLPHIQQLQPDGANEGYVNGASFCGPAVVAMLARGANRFSGLTDARLIQELAHGLVSKSGASPQDLGKMLERASLPLGGPALGSSYSDAALQQHLRQGHKLIAQVESVDAQTGKRSAHYILVRGMTPDGNYRISDPLAGGQQVVSPQKLRGLVGRAPPDGGLLIPVAQPRHISQSSGAGTPKAAWLDAPGRRDAPMGVMARREARRDLELEVDYLGRQAARYGFNKPVIPDRLSADEFANRLLWLKRKGEPKALALLEHLQASPFPKDQRVFERVIRAELRQPGIGKKIQGDPC